Genomic DNA from Harpia harpyja isolate bHarHar1 chromosome 13, bHarHar1 primary haplotype, whole genome shotgun sequence:
GCCAGAGCAGGATTCAGTTCGGTGCCTGCCCGGCTCTGCTGCGGCATTGAGCGAGGCGGGATCTGTCCCCCGGTTTCACTTAACTTGGGAGGGGGGGAATAACCCCTTTAATCTCCAAGCCCAGAATAAGCCACTGACAAAGAGCGATtcgaaaagggaaaaaaacaaccaaccaaccaaccccgcAGAGGCTCCCGGCATTGTGCACCTTGCCAGCATCAGGGCGAAACaattaaataattgtttttgTGGCTTtagaacagcaggaaaagcacGAAACCCTCGAGCCGGCACTGGAAGGGCAGCTGGAGCGGCGACGGGCACAGCGATGCTCTTGGCCCGTGCTTCCAAAGCAGCGCCCGGCCGGCGAACGGCCGGTGGGTGCCGGGGCTGCCGGGACGGAGCCGGCCTAGAGCCGGCGGGCAGAGAGCGAGGAGCACCGGGCAGCGACCTCGGCCAGCTCTCTGCAAGCTTCTTACCGGGTTTTCTTTGATCAAATACAATATATTCCCTCGTGGGCTTGCTCCTGCTCTTCCAGGGCGACTGGttacaaataaaaaaggaaaaaaagaaaatccataagCTGAAGTTTTTCCTTTTATCGAGAACAATCTCCATTCAATTACCCCCTTGCGTCACACGACCCCAAAGCCAGGGGGTTTTGCCCCGTTACACCGTTGCTCTCTTGCAGCGCGTCCTCACGCCGGGAGCGAAGAGCCGCCTTTTTTTAGGTCAACTCTCCCGTGACTTCCCGGCCGGCTTTCTAGGTACTCCAGAGCATCCCCAAATTCCTTTGGGCTTACTGCTCTGCCTCGCTCccgcctgccctgcccgcagcccgctcctccctgccagctccgCCGGCCCTGCCACCATTCCAGTTCTCGCGGCGGCGGCAACCGCTTCCACCGAGTGATTCACGCCGGGAGTGGGAGGACTATTGCAAAGGAGGAAGCCTCTATTTACAAATAAATACCCCAGTTATCAGccatggggtggggtgggggggtgggggggcgagAATGGAGGGAACAACACAACCTCGCCCGCGCCGGGGTCGTCTCCCaggttgtttttcctttgtttggcTGGAAAGTCAATCACCGGGTGCCGGCAGAGGGGTGGGCGACCCTCGGCGGGGACGGTGGGAACCCCGGCCCGTCGCCGCAGCCGCCCCGGTGGGGTTCGTTCTTTCCCAGGGGCTGTATCTGCCTCGTGGCGCacgagggttggggggggggtcgaGCTCCGAAGGGTGGGAGCACCGTGGGGTGCTCCGGGAGCCGAGGGTGCGCAGCCTCCGGAGCCGCCTTCGGTCAAGCactcccctcggggctggggctCCGGTGGGATTTTGGGATGGTTGTTGAGCTGAAACGCTTGGGCTTTTGGGGTAAAAGTCAGTGCTGGGGATTTTGGGGATCGGCAGCGTTGGGAAGAGCCGGCTCCCAGCCCCTTCAAAGAGCCGCTTTCAAGTGCGGAGGTGAGATGGTATCACCTGGGAACGCCGGGAAGGCTCGGCTCCGCTCAAAccgcagggctgggagcagctcccgTGGGGCTGCGGGTGCTCCCtgcaccggggtgggggggttcgATGGGGTCCTCTGCCTGCCCCCCGACCACGCTCCTCGCCTGCGAGGCCAAGCCCCATCTCCGGAGCCTTCCAAGGCTTCGCCGCGGCCATCCCAGGCGAACGCTCCTCCAAGGACCGCGGGAGATGCGCTCGCCACCGGCCGCTTTTTTGGCCACGACCGTCTTTTTTCGGTGCCCATCGCCCCCTCGGGACGCGCTGCCCTGCGTCCCCGTGGGGGCTCGGCCCGATGGATTTGGGGATGCCCAAGGTTGGGATGAGCGAGGTGGGAGCCGCAGGGGTGTAGGCAGCAGATGAAGGAATGCGCTGGCGGTCGGTGAGGCAATCGGGGAGGCCAAGCCCGGTGATGCACagagagatttggggggggggggctgctcctgccttcctcccGGCCCCCCATGTCCTGCATAGGGACCGCAGCCCGGGTGGGACAGCGGAGGGCTGGCggtggtgggttttgttggggAGGGGGTTtggatgggctggggggggtggggaggggtccCAGTGGGTGCCGTGACTCGCCCCGCGGGTGTCGCCCCACCTGCCAGCAAAACCCGCTCACGGGGTCACCCCCAGCCCCAATTTCAGCCCCGGCAAGAACCGCCTGGGGGCCCGGGCTGGTTCCCCCCatggggcagcagctggggggggggtcagtgaCCACCTTgggggggggtactgggggggggTGCAGTGAGCACCCTGGgaggggtgccgggggggggggggcagtgagcacCCAGGGGtgtactgggtggggggggagccgTGACCAccctgtggggtgctgggggagggggtCGGTGCCCACCTTGGGGGGGACTACTGGGGGGTGCAGTGCCCACCCTGGGGGGGTaccgggggggcaccggggggggcaGTGCCACCCTGGGGGGGGTGCTGGTTGGGAGGGAGCCGTGACCAccctgtggggtgctgggggagggggtCGGTGCCCACCTTGGGGGGGCTACTGGGGGATTGCAGTGCCCACCCTGGGGGGGGTAccgggggggggcaccgggggggggcagtgcccaccctgggggggtgctggttggggggGAGCCGTGACCAccctgtggggtgctgggggagggggtCAGTGACCACCttggggggggtgccgggggggggggggggcagtgagtgagcaccccggggggggggggggtacggtGCCGGGCCGGGGGGTGGGTGTGCCACCTCCGGGGGacgccccggggggggggggtgctggtggggtcggggtgtgtgggggggggtgcggccccgggggggcggcgggtcggggctggccccgccccggggccgcagTGGCTGGCGGCGCGTCCGCGCCCATTTCGCCGGCGCGGAGcccggcccctcgccccgccgcgctgctgggcgccccggccccgccggccctgCCGCTCCTCCGTCCGTCCCTCCGTCCGTCCCTCCGTCCGTCCGCCCTCCGGccctcccggctcccccccgccccggccccgccggcagcATGCCGGGCGAGGCGGCGGCCGCGCTGGCCATGGGTAGGtgcgggaccggggggggggggggggggaaaggagacGATCCGGTACCTCCCCAGCGggatcggggcgggggggggggacccggggaCTTCGCTCCCCCAAACTTTCTCAGCAGTTGGGACGGAGCGCGGTTGCCCACCGAGCATCCAGCATCCCGAAATAGGGTCGGgtttttaaaggggggggggggggctggtgcgTCCGCGGGGTCGGGTTGTGAATCGGTCGCTGCTTTGCTCCTTAAATCCTACAAAAGTATTTGGCTCCGGTCCCTCCCGGAGTCGGTCGCGAAACCGCTCCCCGTTGGTGGGAACGCGCCTTCGCCACCGGACTCGTAAGCACGGCCTCGGGCGGGAGAACGAGCCCTCCGGTCTCGTTCCTTAATTTTAGGGCAGAGTTAATTAACGAGAGCGTATTGCTGGGGCTGCCATTAGAAGGAGGGGAGCGTTACTCGTGTGCCCCTTTCGCCGGGGGAAGGGGGCGAGCGGGGGGTACGCGAGGCTGGACCTGGGTGATGCTGTGCACGGGACGGGACGGATCCGGACACGCTGCCCGGCCTGGAATTGCGATGACCGTAGAGGTGGGAGAGCGCAGACCTGGGCGATGCTTCGGTACCGGGCAAGGggaccccctccccgggccggggctgATGCAGGGGGAAGCACTTGCTGGACCtcggttggggtttttttttttccagcgtCCCAAAGGAGAGGGTTGGGCGTTCCATTCCCGGCCGGTTGTCACCGACAGCACCGGGGGTTCTGCTGCTCCTCGCCGCGGCTCCGTGGTCGAGCCGGGGCTtgggtcggggtgggggggaccgaGGCAGTGCCAGCCCGGCGGGAGAGAGGCTCTTTGCAGCACTTGGGTTCAGGAAAGTAGCCGGTATTGGCCCCCCTCCAGCCCTCCTTGCCGGCGCTGCCTCTTCGGCTCTGGCACGGCCGCACCGAGTTGCCTCCTCGCTCCGTTCCTCCGGCACGACTCCTCCACCGAGCATCCCTCGGGCGGGTGGGCGGCCGCCGTCGGGGGGGGGGTCGGTTACTCCAGCGGCCACATCCCTCCTCGGCTCATGGCTCGGTCTGGGGACACCCACGTCCCCTCTGCTCCCCGCTGCTTTGCCGCTCGTGTGGCTTTGGACCTCTCCGGCCCCGGTGGTCGCCCGTCTCGGGGGGACTGAGCCGTGGGTTTCCCACCGGGACGGGCACCCCGCTTTCCCCAATCCCCCATCCGGGGGTGATGGCTGCTCCTGGCCTCCAGCCCGGGTTGGGTCCAAGCCTCCGCGGCGCCCCGGATGCTGCGGGGGGAGAGGAGCCCCTTATAAACGGGATCGGACCAGCAGATTGGAGCATCCGCTTAGAATACTGGCGGAAAAGGGAACCTCCTCTGGCCCGACGTACGTGCACTTGACGGCTGCCAAGGGCTGATCCGCGAAGCCGAGGGGAAAATCTGAGCCAAGCGGATTAGGAGGGAAAACTTGGGGCAGGGAACAAACCCCAGCGATAAGCGGGAGCTGCTCACGAAGAGCGTTACGAGAGGCTGGGGGCGAGAGGAGTTGAGCCCTTTGCTGGtggctggtggtggtgctggtggctggTGGTGGAGGAGAAGCGGAGGCTGGTAATTAACGTCGCGTTGGGGACGGAGTCGTTAAGCACGTGTTTCTCCATCGGCGAGGCTTGGGGGTCCCTCAGCAAGTTGGGTGTCTCCTGCCGGGAGGGTGAGTTCGGGGGGGGGCTTTGCTGGCTGGGGGTGATGGCAAGGAGACCTTCCCAAAGCGGGGGACCAGGGGCTGGATGGGAATGGGATTGGGGGAGGGCAGCAGCCTGGCTGGCGTGGCCGAGCGCCGGCTTTGAAATAAAACCGGGAGACGGCGCGGGATATGGTCTTTCAGGTTCGGGGAGAGAAAAAGCTGAGAACGGGGCTGGGATGGGATTGCCAAAAATCAAGCGAGAGCGGCTGCTTGGGACAGCTGATGGACACAGCCCTGCTCTCGGGGGTCCCAGTTGGCCGGTCAAACCAAGGGGGCGGACGCTCCGTGTCTCCGTAAGGTACCCGGTTGTCCCCACGCCGGCTCTCGGGGAGCTCACGGCGGCCCTCGGCCGGCATCGGAGACGTAAGACCGCTGCCGAGGGGCGAGGGAGGTGGGGCAGTGACCAGGGACGACGGGCGGTGGTGGCACGGGGAGAGCCGGGCTGCTTCCTCGGCCAGGCTCCTCCGGCCAAAGTGGCTTGAAGGTGAGCGGGGTGTTATACCTGCCGGCGGAGAGAAGCGGGGAAGAGGCATCGCCGGACCTGAGCGGGGTCCCGGCAGGAGGACGGACAAGCCGGAATGCTGGAGGGGATGATACGGCCGCCCTGTGACACAAGGATGAGCCATTTCTCAAATAACACGTGATTTCCTCGACGTGTGGAGGTGCGAGTATCGGCACGAgcaggagcggggcaggaggacGAAGCATCTTCCAGCAAAGAGCCTGCCGGcggcagcaaaaaaaaaacaacacctggGAGGAGACGGGATGCCTCGAATTCAATTTATACGGGAAGAAAATCCCCGGGGGCTGGCCGGGTCTGTGGCGGCATGGGGAAAGGTGTGGCAAGGACCGACGGGGAGAAGCCGAAACGAGGGAAGCTGCAGCGATAACTAAAGCCGCCGGTCGCTGGGTGGTTTGCCGGATGCAAACCCCAAGGGCTGGCGCGTGGTTTGGTCTCTCGCCCGTCGCCTTTCTGCATGATTTGATTAAACCCGTGGAGGAAATTGGGTCAAACCCAGCGAAGGGGCTGCTGGCCTCGTCTGGCTTCGCACCCCGGGGTCGATCGAGCTGCCCCGGGAAAGCCTcttagctgggggggggggttccccggTCGATGCCACCCCCTGCGAAGGGATGGCTCGGAGGAGGTTGTTCTGAGCCTGCCCGGACCTGCAGCCCCCGGGGTTGCACGGGTAGTTCTGCTGCACAGGGTATTTCTGCCCGGACGGAGTATTTCTGCCTGCACGGAGCCCGCCGTGCCCGGGTGTTTTGCAGCGGGGAGCCCCGCTCGCACCGCGGGGGCGCAGCCTGCGGGTCcccggggagcagcagcagcagcagcagcggcgctTGCAGGTCgggcaaggggagggggggtTCGTTGCGGCACCCGAGCTTGCGTCGAGGCTGGATCCTGTCCCGCCGTGGGGACACGGGCAGGAGGAGCTGGCCAGGGGGGCACAGGTTGTGCTGCGcagtgcatgggggggggggctgcgcggcTGGCACCCCCACCGGCACCCGCCTGGGCAGGGGATGCTGTCGGATGAGCGAGCGCGTGCCTATCGTACATGCAAATAACGGGCCGGTTTCAGGCTCCTTCCTGGCTTTAAACACCgttgcattttccttttaaaaaaaaaaaaaaaaaaaatcataaatcttTGAGTGATTTTTGggtaaacccccccccccgagccgtCAGCTAGCCCTCCCggctcggggtggggggcacaCGACACGCGGTCCGGCTGACCCCCGTCTCTCTGGCCTCTCCGCAGGTGTGCTGCTCGCCGCGTGCCACGCGCTGGAGAACACCACGGCGGCCTGGAGCGGTGAGTTTGCCGACGGGGCAGAGCCGGCACGATcccggggggggtggtggtggagggggggggtCGCGGGGCGGCCGCCTTGCCGAACTGCCCGGGAACAGGCAGCAAAGCGCAGGCACAGGTAAACCGTCCTCGCCCCGAGTGTGCACCGGATCAGCCGGAGGGATGCTCTCGCATCCCATCCTCCGCCCTGGGGGGATAAGGGGTCCCCAGGTGGGATCCTGACCCCGCAGGTGCTTTATTCCCAAGGGAAAACTGGGAAACAGGCCTCTGCGGTGGGTATTTCTCATgcaccttggggtttttttggtggcggggggagggggggcctGAATCCTGGCACACGGCCGCTCGGCGTGCGGGGAAGTCTGGTCTCGTTAACCGTGCCGCAGGTCCCGCGGGGAAGCTGCCGGTGCCTGACGCCGGCTCGCGGCGGCACCGAGTCGGTCGCGCCCAATAAATCGCCTCATTCATGAAAGCGGCACAATGGACTGCAACAGCCAAGAGCCCTTCGCGTcccccggcacggcacggcgcggggGCTTTGCCGACGGTGGAGATGTGCCGGCTGCGGGAAGGGCCGTTTGCAGgcagggatggaaaaaaaaaaaaaaaccaaacctccttTTGGGGCTGGAAAATGGGATGGTTCGACGGCATCGGTTGGGAAGCGTTAAAGGAAACGGTGCCACCGCAGCGCCGGGAGGCTTCGGAGCAAAACCCGGCGGCGCGGCAAGCGTCGGCACCGCGGAGGATGCTGGCAGCCCCTTTCCCGATGGATGCGTGTGCCCAGCCCGGGTTGGGGGCTGGAGGAAAGGGGCCGCTCCGAGGGGCGCAGCGCCGGCTGGGGACACCTCGGGGACGGGGTCCGTGCGGGCGGCAGGAGCGCGGGGCTGCGGGAGGATGAGACGGCTGCAATGTGGCCGGCAGCTGCGAGCGCGCCGAGGCTTAATGCAAGCCAGGACACCCCGGGAGCCGGCGCTGGATCCGGGGacgcgctgccggcggcgggacgGGGAGCAAAGGGACGCGCGGCCCCGCGCAGCCCTGCTGACGCCGTCGCTGCCGGTGCTGCAAAACCGGCGAATTCGGGGGAGCTCGGAGCCCGGGCTGCGGCAGCGGGGATGTGCAAAGCTGCGTTTGGGGCTCGGCTTTGCGGGTTAAAACTCCAAAAAGGGTTATTTTTGTGGGGATATTCAGGCCAGAGGCAGGAGTCGGGGGAGTCCGGGCTCTCCTGGGGTAAAGCCGTCCCCGGGGAGGGAGGTGTCGGGGTTTTCCTGGCGAGGGGCTGCGCCAAGGCGCAGATTTCGGCAGCGATTCTCACCGCGAAGACCAAATCCCAGCTCCCGGCTCCCCAAGGATGCTGCCACCAGCTCCGACATCTCCAAACCGCCCACCGATGCCTCTCTCCCCACCGCCGGAGACGAGGACATCGGACCTCCGCTCCGGCACATCCCCGGCTGAGCCGGCCGCGCTCCGTCTTTCCTCGCTTCGCCTCCTCGAAGACCCGGAAGCATTCGGCAGACGTGGGTTTAATTACCCCGGCCTGCCATAAATTCACGGCAACAGGAACTTGAGGTGGCTTTGAAACGACAGCGATCGGATGTGCTTTATACCCGGGCTAATCCGAAAGCAGGATATTTGTTTTCCGTCTCTGCTGCGGAGGATAATTTAAACCAGCGCGGGATGTAATGGAAAACAGCATCCCCGGCAAAGCCACCGGTCCGGGGCTGCAGCCGGGTCCGCCGTTATTTAACTCTCTGCTCCTCCATTTTAAGCTTTAAGCTCTTTAGGAAATTCCTCTAGTGCCGGTGAGGCTTATTTTCAGTGCCGGTTTAAGCGGGACCCGTCTGGGCTCCTTTACCCGACAACCCCAAAATAAACGCATCCAGCCCTAAACCAGAGCTACCGACCCACCGTCGGCGACGCCTGGGTCGCTGCCGGGCCGGCAAACGCccaaaaatgccattttctccttgtttttcctcCCAGCTCCGGGCCCGCCGGTGGCGGCAGCGGTGAGGTCCCACTTCAACGACTGTCCCGACTCTCACAGCCAGTTCTGCTTCCACGGCACCTGCCGGTTCCTGGTCCAGGAGGACAAGCCGGCGTGCGTGTAAGtgtcgggggaaaaaaaaaaaccaaccacaacgTCCGGCAATTCAAATCCAAGCGGGTCCTTCGTCTCTCCCCTTGGCTCTCCCGGGGGAATCCCCCAAAAAAGTGGGGTCGACCCTGGTTTTGCCGGGCTCCGAGCGGGTGCCCCGGTCCTCGGGCTGATGCCGATGCCCttcccgtgtgtcccccccccaccggTGCAGGTGCCATTCGGGGTACGTGGGGACGCGGTGCGAGCACGCCGACCTGCTGGCCGTGGTGGCCGCTAACCAGAAGAAGCAGACGATCACCGCCTTGGTGGTGGTTTCGGTGGTGGCCTCCGTGCTGCTCATCGGCGTGTGCGTGCTTATACAGTAAGTACCGGGGCGGGGGTTTCGGCTCAGCCGATTTGGGGCAGGATGCGAGccgaggagggaggggggggtcgAGACCCCCGCAGCCCCTGACCGttcccctccccgctcccttGCAGCTGCTGTCGGCTGCGGAAGCGGTGCCAGTGGTGCCGGGCACCCGGCGGTGGCCCGGAGAAGCCGGGTGGGCTCCTGAAAGGCGGCACCTCCTGCTGCCACGCCGAGACGGGTAAGGGGGCCGGGGGGCACTGCGGCGGGTCGCCGGCCGCCGGCGTTCCCGGGGTGTAACCGCGCTCCCCGTCCCCTTCCCCGCAGGGGTCTGACGGAGCCGGCGggggtcccgccgccgccccccaaCCAGGAGACCCGCGCCGGGGACCAGCGCAGCATCTCTTCtctggttttggtcttttttttttattttatttttggttttcccctttagtttggttttttttttttttctttattcccccCTCCCTACACACACACGCAGAAGACGGCAAGCAAGCGCCCCGGCAGAGGACGCGCTCGGCAGCACCGTAAGCGTGCCGGCAGCGGCAAAGCGCTGGCAGAGCCGGGCATCGCCCCGCCGCAGAGCCAAACCCCGGCCGGGCAACAAGGAACTGGGGTTTGTCTTtggatttgggtttgtttttccttttctcagaatttttttttttttttttttttttctttttaaccagaaCCCCCCACCCCTGCAGGATGGGGCTTTATTTTTCTATAGAGACAGAAGCTCCGGCGAACCCTCCGCCTCAGCAGTCGCACGGACCGTGCTCACTTTGGGGACAGATACGagctttttattaataataaaatgaacCATAATCCTAGGAAACCTCCTCAGGCCGGTGCTCTAACCTCCCGGTGCAGCGTTAATCTTTTCCGTAGTCTTTATCATAACCAATCggaagcttttttgtttgttttgtttggttgttttttttttttttttaaagtcatggtTACTCTCATGTCTTTCTGTATATGTTGCACTGaaagttaatatttaatgttttaatttattttgtgtggttaaattaattttgatttctaTAATATGTTATTGTGATCAGCTGTTCTTTTTCCCCTAATACCTGATTATAGTTATTTAAGTGATATAAAGGACACTTTTTCAGAAAACTCGTCTCTCGGGCCTTTTTtgacagtgggggggggggaatatttgCGAAGGACTTGCTGGGTCCCGGGGGCGgttgcggggaggggggagcgtcCCCAGGGCGCAGAACTGATACCCCGGTGATGGTCTCAGCCCCGTCCCCCCACGTTTCCAGCCCAAACCGTGAAGCgaggggggagggaaggatggatATCGGGGTTGATTCCGTTCCCGCTGCGCGGGgagcagggttggggggggggggtccagcctTGCATCACGCTCAGGACCTCATAGCggggggacaccagccccagctggggcACGTCCCAGCCCCTGTCTctgcgtgtccccccccgcctcagccagcagcagcaatCTGGGGACAAACACTCCCATTTCACAGCAGGCTTTtagtccctttttttttaatattttgccattAACAACAGCGGCAGCCCTTGGGGGCGGTTGGGGGGGCTGCAACCCTCCGCGGCAGCGGCCGGTGGCACCTCCCTCGGTGCTGGTTCCCCCCCCGCCTGCAAACAGACATCCCcgaggagccgggggggggggccatgCCCGGGTGCTGTGCCTGGGTGCTGTGCGGAGGTGGGGGGGTCGCGTGTGTGCGCACACCCTTTCCTCCGCACACCCACCGCCGGCCCAGCTGGTGAGCAGGTGCCGGAGCGGATATGGcctcgccggggctggaggggggggccaggcaggcaggcagcgccGATGTTCCCCCACCCATGGAGTCACAGGCTTCATCCTGCCCTATGAGCCCCCCCAACATGGTGTCagccccccccccgacccagCCTGGCCTCAGTGTGCCGGGCTGGGAAATGGGCTAAGGCGGGAGCAGGATAGTGCtggggttgggggcggggggggcccggATTAGTCCGGAGCAAACGCCGCTGCTGCAAAGcctggccagatcctgccccgCTCAGGTTATGGGGACGGGGGCGGCCATGGGGCTATTTTGGAAGCGGCCGctggcccccccagccctgttAGTTATGAGCTGCTGGTTCTTCGCTGCGGGGTATAAATGGAGCAGGTTTTTTGGGAGAGGGGGTCGAGCCCAAACCCCGCACGGGTCAGGGCCGGGGGGCACGTCCCCGAacaccccagcagtgcagggacGTGTTTGCAGGGAGGCAATGGGTGCCCTGCATGGGACCCgaagcatttgggggggggcCTGGTGGGGGTTGCACTCGGTTGCTTGGCCTCCGTGGCTGGTCGGCCGTAGCCCGGGGCTCTCGCTCCCTCCTGCGTGTtccagatttcccccccccccacgctgcTGCCCAACCGGGACGTGCCCACCGCGACGGTGCCCGGCTCCGGGGCAGGATGGGGCCATGGGGGCTCGGCACAGCCCCGGCCGGGAGCTGGCTgtgccgcggggctggggggggccgggggggctggaAGGGCTCTGTAACGTCCCAGCCACGAATAACCCGGGTGGGGTAACGTCACCGGGGGCTTAGCTGGGCCCTTGCTGTGGTGTAGCGGGGGCCTGGCAGCGTGGTGGGGGCATTGCGTTGCACGGCAGCGTGGTGCGGGCGTTGCAGGGCAGTTGGGGACGCTGCATGGCGGTGCAGCGGCACATCGCGGTGCGGGCATCGCATCGTGGCGCGGGCATCACATCACGGTGCGGGCATCGCATCGTGGCGTGGGCATCGCATCGTGGTGCGGGCATCGCTGCGTGGCGCGGGCATCGCATCGTGGCGCAAGCGTTGCAGGGCAGCGCAGGCACCGCATCACGATGCAGGCATTGCATTGGGGTGCGGGCATTGCATCCCGAAGCGGCTGGGGTGCGGGCATTGCATCCCGAAGCGGCCATCGCATCGTGGCGCAAAGCGTTGCAGGGCAGCGCAGGCATTGCATCCCGGTGCGGGCATCGCATCGTGGCGCGGGCATCGCTGCGTGGTGCGGGCATTGCATCGTGGCGCAAGCGTTGCAGGGCAGCGCAGGCACCGCATCACGATGCAGGCATTGCATCGGGGCGCGGGCATCGCATCCCGGTGCGGGCAtcgcggcgcggcgcgggcatTGCTGCACGGTGCAGGCATTGCTGCATCGTGGCGCAAGCGTTGCAGGGCAGCGCCGGCGTCGCACCCCGCTGCCGCCCGCGCCGCCCCTCGCCGCGTGCCCGCGtcccgtgccgtgccgtgccccccccccccgccccggtcccgcccccccccgcggggcGGCGCCGCGCGGGGCCCGGGATGGCGGAGGCGGCGCAGACGCGGGTGCAGGCGGCGGTGGAGAGCGCCGTGCGGGGGCTGGAGCGGGAGCGCATCCGCGGCATGCAGGtaccgggggcggcggggggggggggggggcaccgggcagggcagggccgggcgggCTCCGGGCCCCGCGGGGAAACCGCCGttgccggccccccccccccccttccccgccccacGCCGTGCGTGACCCACGTGTGTGCCCTGGGCAaggcctgcccccccccccccgtgcatgCCCCgtacagccctgcacccccggccCCACACCCTTCTCTGTGCGTGGCCCTTACCCCCCCCCAGCGCGTGCCCTGTGCCCCCTAAATAtgccttgtgccccccccagcacatGCCCTGTGCCCCTACACACAcgccctgtgcccccccagcgcATGCCCTCCCACACATGCCCTATGCCCCTAAATATGCCCTGTGGCCCCCCCAGCACGTGCCCTGTGCCCCCTAAATATGCCCTGTGGCCCCTAAAATATGCCCTGTGGCCCTACATAtgctctgtgccccccccagcacatGCCCTGTGCCCCCACACATGCCCTATGCCCACTAAATATGCCCTGTGCCCCCCAGTGCATGCCCTGTCCCCCCTACACATGCCCTGTGCCCCCCTAGCACATGCCTCGTGCCCCCTAAATACGCCCTGTGCCCCTATATATACCCTGTGCCCCCCAGCACATGCCTCGTGCCCCCTAAATAtgccttgtgccccccccagcacatGCCCTGTGCCCTTATATATACCCTGTGCCCCCACACATGCCCTATGCCCCCTAAATAtgccttgtgccccccccagcacatGCCCTGTGCCCCTACGCatgccctgtgcccccccccacgCCCTGTGCCCCCCCGCGCCCGGGCAAGCCGCACACAGCTGCAGGCTCAGGGCGCAGCCGGCTCCTCGCAGGGTGCTCCCACAAAGCCGGTggtggggatttggggggggggggtgggagggggtcgTCCCCGCAGGCTGCACCCCGCTGACCCCGTGTCCCCTCAGGGCGCCATGTTCCGG
This window encodes:
- the TGFA gene encoding protransforming growth factor alpha isoform X1, with the protein product MPGEAAAALAMGVLLAACHALENTTAAWSAPGPPVAAAVRSHFNDCPDSHSQFCFHGTCRFLVQEDKPACVCHSGYVGTRCEHADLLAVVAANQKKQTITALVVVSVVASVLLIGVCVLIHCCRLRKRCQWCRAPGGGPEKPGGLLKGGTSCCHAETGKGAGGHCGGSPAAGVPGV
- the TGFA gene encoding protransforming growth factor alpha isoform X2, producing the protein MPGEAAAALAMGVLLAACHALENTTAAWSAPGPPVAAAVRSHFNDCPDSHSQFCFHGTCRFLVQEDKPACVCHSGYVGTRCEHADLLAVVAANQKKQTITALVVVSVVASVLLIGVCVLIHCCRLRKRCQWCRAPGGGPEKPGGLLKGGTSCCHAETGV